GAATCGCGAACAGCGACAGCAGCAGCGTCGGCCAGGCGTCGGCGAACAGCGGCTGCACGTCGCGCAGCGCGAAGTCGAAGCCGTTCTTGGGCGTGTTCAGGTGAGCGTAGACGGTGTTCAGCAGGTACGCGCCGCCGCTCGCCACCTCCAGCACGCCGACGAGCACGGCTCAGATCGCCCCGAACCGCAGCGCCGACCGCCAGCGGCCGGTCAACGCCAGCCAGATGGCGGCGGCGGCCGCCCAGGCGACCCGCTGCCGTCATCTGGCTGGCGTCGGCGATCAGGAGGTCGAGACAGCGGCTGGAATCGCCCGTCCCTCAGTCTTCGCGGGGTCGGAGAGGGCGTCGTAGCAGAGCTTCGCCATCCGCGCGATCTGGTGGCCGGCCCAGTGGTAGCCCGACGTGCCGTCCGGCATGTTGACGGGCAGGTGCTCGGTGTAGACCGTCAGGACGAACAGCGGCGTGTCGCCCTGGAAGATGATGCCGGCGTCGTTGTTGTTGCGCCCGAGCACGCCGGTCCCCGTCTTGTGGGCCACCTGGGCCTCGCTGGGCAGCAGGTTCGGCAGGCGGCTGCTCATCCGCTGCCAGAGCAGGATGTCGAGCGCCAGCCTGCAGAGGTCGGTCGTCACGCCGAGCTTCGCGGCCACGTCGGCGTCAGTCGTCCCCTGGAGGATCAGCTCCAGCAGCCGGCCCACGTCGGCGGGCGTCGTCGTGTTCGCCTCTTCGAGGGTGTGATCGCGGCCGGTCTTCGGCGGGATGTTGAAGCGGTGGGTGCTGTTGAGCATGCCCACGCGGCGGGTGTAGGCGTTGATGGCGTCCAGCCCGAGGATGTC
The window above is part of the Chloroflexota bacterium genome. Proteins encoded here:
- a CDS encoding serine hydrolase; its protein translation is MQQIVDELNALCDEQPFVTGWYLKDLQSGDVADRNGDVVFPSASTRKISIMMAALAAVNAGTLRLDDPFSIDKAYQDNNSGTFQFLTPGFTITFRDAITMMIIVSDNTSTGKVVDILGLDAINAYTRRVGMLNSTHRFNIPPKTGRDHTLEEANTTTPADVGRLLELILQGTTDADVAAKLGVTTDLCRLALDILLWQRMSSRLPNLLPSEAQVAHKTGTGVLGRNNNDAGIIFQGDTPLFVLTVYTEHLPVNMPDGTSGYHWAGHQIARMAKLCYDALSDPAKTEGRAIPAAVSTS